Proteins co-encoded in one Capsicum annuum cultivar UCD-10X-F1 chromosome 9, UCD10Xv1.1, whole genome shotgun sequence genomic window:
- the LOC107842506 gene encoding DUF21 domain-containing protein At4g14240 isoform X1: protein MGLVMNVVAIALAAAGSHKTKRPFGVDDQDIEFGNPWWFVYAGVSCFLVLFAGIMSGLTLGLMSMGLVELEILQRSGTSTEKKQAATILPVVQKQHQLLVTLLLCNAAAMEALPIYLDKIFHPAVAVILSVTFVLAFGEIIPQAICSRYGLAVGANLVWLVRVLMIICYPISYPIGKVLDTVLGHHDALFRRAQLKALVSIHGIEAGKGGELTHDETTIISGALDLTEKTAAEAMTPIESTFSLDVNSKLDWEAIGKILARGHSRVPVYSGDPKNIIGLLLVKSLLTVRAETETPVSSVSIRRMPRVPADMPLYDILNEFQKGSSHMAAVEKVSKKGCNLPSDQAGGENKFWNGDSHLTTPLLCTHDEKSDTLVITVDKVSMKNHDIKFPSLHQNGVTTDNSTYLPENIEEGEVIGIITLEDVFEELLQEEIVDETDVYVDVHKRIRVAAAAAAAASSVARAPSARKVTGQKASGKESKDGLRRS from the exons ATGGGTTTGGTAATGAATGTTGTAGCAATAGCCCTAGCTGCTGCTGGTAGTCACAAAACAAAGAGACCCTTTGGTGTAGATGATCAAGACATTGAATTTGGAAACCCATGGTGGTTTGTTTATGCGGGTGTTTCttgttttcttgttcttttcgCTGGAATTATGTCTGGCCTTACCTTGGGGTTAATGTCTATGGGACTTGTTGAACTTGAAATTCTTCAAAGGAGTGGTACTTCTACCGAGAAGAAACAAGCAG CTACTATTTTGCCTGTTGTTCAAAAGCAGCATCAGCTTCTTGTCACTTTACTTTTGTGTAATGCGGCTGCTATGGAG GCGCTTCCAATATACTTGGACAAAATTTTCCATCCTGCTGTTGCTGTCATTCTCTCTGTGACTTTTGTTTTAGCTTTTGGTGAG ATTATTCCACAAGCTATATGCTCCCGATACGGGCTTGCTGTAGGTGCAAACTTAGTCTGGCTTGTTCGCGTGCTTATGATCATTTGCTATCCCATTTCTTACCCAATTGGAAAG GTTCTTGACACTGTATTGGGACATCATGATGCTTTATTCAGGCGAGCTCAGTTGAAAGCCCTTGTTTCTATCCACGGTATAGAG GCTGGTAAAGGTGGTGAGCTCACACATGATGAAACTACTATTATTAGTGGTGCACTGGATTTGACAGAAAAG ACTGCAGCAGAGGCGATGACACCTATCGAATCAACCTTTTCCCTGGATGTTAATTCAAAGTTGGACTG GGAAGCGATTGGGAAAATCCTAGCACGAGGTCATAGCCGTGTACCTGTTTATTCTGGGGATCCAAAGAATATTATTGGACTTCTACTG GTAAAGAGTCTTCTTACAGTACGAGCAGAAACAGAGACTCCCGTTAGTTCTGTTTCCATCAGGAGAATGcctag GGTACCAGCGGATATGCCTTTGTATGATATTCTCAATGAATTTCAAAAGGGAAGCAGTCACATGGCAGCTGTAGAGAAAGTAAGCAAGAAAGGCTGCAACCTTCCTTCTGATCAAGCAGGTGGTGAAAACAAATTTTGGAATGGGGACTCGCATTTAACTACACCATTACTCTGCACGCATGATGAAAAATCAGACACTCTTGTTATAACCGTTGATAAGGTCTCGATGAAGAATCATGACATTAAATTCCCCTCGTTGCATCAAAATGGTGTAACGACAGATAATTCAACATATTTACCAGAAAATATTGAAGAGGGGGAAGTCATTGGTATCATTACTCTGGAAGATGTTTTTGAGGAACTCCTGCAG GAGGAAATCGTGGATGAGACTGATGTATATGTAGATGTTCATAAAAG AATACGTGtagctgctgctgctgctgctgctgcttcATCAGTTGCTCGAGCACCTTCTGCTAGGAAAGTGACAGGTCAAAAGGCTTCA GGCAAGGAAAGCAAGGACGGACTCAGAAGAAGTTAG
- the LOC107842506 gene encoding DUF21 domain-containing protein At4g14240 isoform X3, producing the protein MFPREVLQQSTITIVSRFQTNCDWALPIYLDKIFHPAVAVILSVTFVLAFGEIIPQAICSRYGLAVGANLVWLVRVLMIICYPISYPIGKVLDTVLGHHDALFRRAQLKALVSIHGIEAGKGGELTHDETTIISGALDLTEKTAAEAMTPIESTFSLDVNSKLDWEAIGKILARGHSRVPVYSGDPKNIIGLLLVKSLLTVRAETETPVSSVSIRRMPRVPADMPLYDILNEFQKGSSHMAAVEKVSKKGCNLPSDQAGGENKFWNGDSHLTTPLLCTHDEKSDTLVITVDKVSMKNHDIKFPSLHQNGVTTDNSTYLPENIEEGEVIGIITLEDVFEELLQEEIVDETDVYVDVHKRIRVAAAAAAAASSVARAPSARKVTGQKASGKESKDGLRRS; encoded by the exons ATGTTTCCACGGGAAGTACTACAACAAAGTACAATAACAATTGTGTCTCGGTTCCAAACAAATTGTGATTGG GCGCTTCCAATATACTTGGACAAAATTTTCCATCCTGCTGTTGCTGTCATTCTCTCTGTGACTTTTGTTTTAGCTTTTGGTGAG ATTATTCCACAAGCTATATGCTCCCGATACGGGCTTGCTGTAGGTGCAAACTTAGTCTGGCTTGTTCGCGTGCTTATGATCATTTGCTATCCCATTTCTTACCCAATTGGAAAG GTTCTTGACACTGTATTGGGACATCATGATGCTTTATTCAGGCGAGCTCAGTTGAAAGCCCTTGTTTCTATCCACGGTATAGAG GCTGGTAAAGGTGGTGAGCTCACACATGATGAAACTACTATTATTAGTGGTGCACTGGATTTGACAGAAAAG ACTGCAGCAGAGGCGATGACACCTATCGAATCAACCTTTTCCCTGGATGTTAATTCAAAGTTGGACTG GGAAGCGATTGGGAAAATCCTAGCACGAGGTCATAGCCGTGTACCTGTTTATTCTGGGGATCCAAAGAATATTATTGGACTTCTACTG GTAAAGAGTCTTCTTACAGTACGAGCAGAAACAGAGACTCCCGTTAGTTCTGTTTCCATCAGGAGAATGcctag GGTACCAGCGGATATGCCTTTGTATGATATTCTCAATGAATTTCAAAAGGGAAGCAGTCACATGGCAGCTGTAGAGAAAGTAAGCAAGAAAGGCTGCAACCTTCCTTCTGATCAAGCAGGTGGTGAAAACAAATTTTGGAATGGGGACTCGCATTTAACTACACCATTACTCTGCACGCATGATGAAAAATCAGACACTCTTGTTATAACCGTTGATAAGGTCTCGATGAAGAATCATGACATTAAATTCCCCTCGTTGCATCAAAATGGTGTAACGACAGATAATTCAACATATTTACCAGAAAATATTGAAGAGGGGGAAGTCATTGGTATCATTACTCTGGAAGATGTTTTTGAGGAACTCCTGCAG GAGGAAATCGTGGATGAGACTGATGTATATGTAGATGTTCATAAAAG AATACGTGtagctgctgctgctgctgctgctgcttcATCAGTTGCTCGAGCACCTTCTGCTAGGAAAGTGACAGGTCAAAAGGCTTCA GGCAAGGAAAGCAAGGACGGACTCAGAAGAAGTTAG
- the LOC107842506 gene encoding putative DUF21 domain-containing protein At1g03270 isoform X2 → MGLVMNVVAIALAAAGSHKTKRPFGVDDQDIEFGNPWWFVYAGVSCFLVLFAGIMSGLTLGLMSMGLVELEILQRSGTSTEKKQAATILPVVQKQHQLLVTLLLCNAAAMEALPIYLDKIFHPAVAVILSVTFVLAFGEIIPQAICSRYGLAVGANLVWLVRVLMIICYPISYPIGKVLDTVLGHHDALFRRAQLKALVSIHGIEAGKGGELTHDETTIISGALDLTEKTAAEAMTPIESTFSLDVNSKLDWEAIGKILARGHSRVPVYSGDPKNIIGLLLVKSLLTVRAETETPVSSVSIRRMPRVPADMPLYDILNEFQKGSSHMAAVEKVSKKGCNLPSDQAGGENKFWNGDSHLTTPLLCTHDEKSDTLVITVDKVSMKNHDIKFPSLHQNGVTTDNSTYLPENIEEGEVIGIITLEDVFEELLQEEIVDETDVYVDVHKRIRVAAAAAAAASSVARAPSARKVTGQKASELIEMGYIVR, encoded by the exons ATGGGTTTGGTAATGAATGTTGTAGCAATAGCCCTAGCTGCTGCTGGTAGTCACAAAACAAAGAGACCCTTTGGTGTAGATGATCAAGACATTGAATTTGGAAACCCATGGTGGTTTGTTTATGCGGGTGTTTCttgttttcttgttcttttcgCTGGAATTATGTCTGGCCTTACCTTGGGGTTAATGTCTATGGGACTTGTTGAACTTGAAATTCTTCAAAGGAGTGGTACTTCTACCGAGAAGAAACAAGCAG CTACTATTTTGCCTGTTGTTCAAAAGCAGCATCAGCTTCTTGTCACTTTACTTTTGTGTAATGCGGCTGCTATGGAG GCGCTTCCAATATACTTGGACAAAATTTTCCATCCTGCTGTTGCTGTCATTCTCTCTGTGACTTTTGTTTTAGCTTTTGGTGAG ATTATTCCACAAGCTATATGCTCCCGATACGGGCTTGCTGTAGGTGCAAACTTAGTCTGGCTTGTTCGCGTGCTTATGATCATTTGCTATCCCATTTCTTACCCAATTGGAAAG GTTCTTGACACTGTATTGGGACATCATGATGCTTTATTCAGGCGAGCTCAGTTGAAAGCCCTTGTTTCTATCCACGGTATAGAG GCTGGTAAAGGTGGTGAGCTCACACATGATGAAACTACTATTATTAGTGGTGCACTGGATTTGACAGAAAAG ACTGCAGCAGAGGCGATGACACCTATCGAATCAACCTTTTCCCTGGATGTTAATTCAAAGTTGGACTG GGAAGCGATTGGGAAAATCCTAGCACGAGGTCATAGCCGTGTACCTGTTTATTCTGGGGATCCAAAGAATATTATTGGACTTCTACTG GTAAAGAGTCTTCTTACAGTACGAGCAGAAACAGAGACTCCCGTTAGTTCTGTTTCCATCAGGAGAATGcctag GGTACCAGCGGATATGCCTTTGTATGATATTCTCAATGAATTTCAAAAGGGAAGCAGTCACATGGCAGCTGTAGAGAAAGTAAGCAAGAAAGGCTGCAACCTTCCTTCTGATCAAGCAGGTGGTGAAAACAAATTTTGGAATGGGGACTCGCATTTAACTACACCATTACTCTGCACGCATGATGAAAAATCAGACACTCTTGTTATAACCGTTGATAAGGTCTCGATGAAGAATCATGACATTAAATTCCCCTCGTTGCATCAAAATGGTGTAACGACAGATAATTCAACATATTTACCAGAAAATATTGAAGAGGGGGAAGTCATTGGTATCATTACTCTGGAAGATGTTTTTGAGGAACTCCTGCAG GAGGAAATCGTGGATGAGACTGATGTATATGTAGATGTTCATAAAAG AATACGTGtagctgctgctgctgctgctgctgcttcATCAGTTGCTCGAGCACCTTCTGCTAGGAAAGTGACAGGTCAAAAGGCTTCA GAGCTGATAGAGATGGGATATATTGTTAGATGA